Proteins from a genomic interval of Sporolactobacillus sp. Y61:
- the prfA gene encoding peptide chain release factor 1, whose product MFERLQSMEERYEKLNQLLADPEVISDHDKLRRYSKEQSDLQETVAVYRHYQKADHELNESKSMLDESLDDAMKGMVRDEIARLEKEKSRLEKQLRQLLIPKDPNDSRNVIVEIRGAAGGDEAALFAGDLFRMYSRYAEHHQWKTEVIDASPNGIGGYKEIVFMISGRGAWSRLKYENGAHRVQRVPETESGGRIHTSTATVAVLPEAKEVEVNLNEKDIRVDRFASSGPGGQSVNTTMSAIRLTHIPTGIVVSCQEERSQIKNKEKAMKVLRARVYDKYQREAQEKYDSTRRSAVGTGDRSERIRTYNFSQNRVTDHRIGLTIHQLDQVLSGNLDEIINALIMDDQSKKMEQADTR is encoded by the coding sequence ATGTTTGAACGTTTGCAATCCATGGAAGAACGCTATGAAAAATTAAATCAGCTGCTCGCCGATCCGGAGGTGATCAGCGATCATGATAAACTGCGCCGATATTCGAAGGAGCAGTCTGATCTGCAGGAAACCGTTGCTGTTTATCGTCACTACCAGAAGGCGGATCACGAGCTTAATGAGTCGAAGTCGATGCTTGACGAATCTCTGGATGATGCGATGAAAGGCATGGTCCGCGATGAGATTGCCCGCCTGGAAAAAGAAAAAAGCAGGTTGGAAAAACAGCTCAGGCAGCTCCTGATTCCGAAAGATCCGAATGACAGCCGCAACGTTATTGTTGAAATCCGCGGCGCGGCCGGCGGCGATGAGGCGGCACTTTTTGCCGGTGATCTGTTCCGCATGTACTCGCGCTATGCTGAACATCATCAATGGAAGACGGAAGTCATTGATGCCAGTCCTAACGGTATCGGCGGGTATAAGGAAATTGTTTTTATGATCAGCGGACGGGGCGCCTGGTCCCGGCTGAAATATGAAAACGGGGCTCACCGGGTCCAGCGCGTCCCGGAAACAGAGTCCGGCGGCCGGATCCACACATCAACCGCAACCGTCGCCGTGCTTCCGGAAGCAAAGGAAGTCGAGGTCAATCTGAATGAAAAAGATATCCGGGTGGACCGGTTCGCGTCGAGCGGACCGGGAGGACAAAGTGTCAATACGACGATGTCCGCTATCCGGCTGACGCACATCCCGACAGGCATTGTCGTCTCCTGTCAGGAAGAACGCTCACAGATCAAGAATAAGGAAAAAGCGATGAAAGTCCTGCGTGCCCGTGTATATGACAAGTATCAGAGAGAAGCGCAGGAAAAATACGACTCCACCCGGAGATCGGCCGTCGGAACGGGCGATCGTTCCGAGCGGATCCGGACCTATAATTTTTCTCAAAACCGGGTGACCGACCACCGGATTGGCCTGACGATTCATCAGCTGGACCAGGTCCTGAGCGGCAATCTGGACGAGATCATAAATGCTTTAATCATGGACGATCAGTCGAAAAAAATGGAGCAGGCGGATACCCGATGA
- the upp gene encoding uracil phosphoribosyltransferase, whose product MGKLVVLDHPLIQHKLTMIRNKETGTKAFRELVDEIAMLMAFEITRDLPLEEVEVQTPVAKAKAYQLTGKKLGIVPVLRAGLGMVNGMLNLIPAAKVGHVGLFRDPNTLKPVEYYFKMPTDIAERDLIIVDPMLATGGTAAETITLLKKHGAGNIKLMCLIGAPEGVKMVQEAHPDVDIYLAALDERLNEHGYIIPGLGDAGDRLFGTK is encoded by the coding sequence ATGGGAAAGCTGGTTGTACTGGATCACCCGCTGATACAGCATAAACTGACCATGATTCGCAATAAGGAGACCGGAACCAAGGCCTTCCGCGAACTTGTTGACGAAATTGCGATGCTGATGGCTTTTGAAATCACACGTGACCTGCCGCTTGAAGAGGTAGAGGTTCAGACACCTGTTGCAAAAGCAAAAGCGTATCAACTGACCGGAAAAAAGCTAGGCATTGTTCCGGTTCTCCGCGCCGGACTCGGTATGGTCAATGGCATGCTTAATCTGATTCCTGCGGCAAAAGTCGGTCATGTTGGCCTTTTCCGTGACCCGAATACACTTAAACCGGTAGAATATTATTTTAAAATGCCGACCGACATCGCCGAACGTGACCTGATTATCGTTGATCCCATGCTGGCGACAGGCGGCACGGCAGCTGAGACGATTACGCTCTTGAAGAAGCATGGAGCCGGTAATATCAAGCTGATGTGCCTGATCGGTGCTCCGGAAGGGGTAAAGATGGTTCAGGAGGCCCATCCGGACGTAGATATTTATCTCGCGGCGCTCGATGAACGGTTGAATGAACATGGCTATATTATTCCCGGGCTTGGCGATGCTGGAGACCGACTATTTGGCACTAAATAA
- the rho gene encoding transcription termination factor Rho, with protein MAITLAELENMKLKELYQQAKLHKVSYYSKLTKRELIFSILKKEAESDGLSLMEGVLDIIPTEGFGFLRPINYSPSSEDIYISASQIRRFDLRNGDKVTGKVRPPKENERYFGLLRVEAVNGENPDMARERVHFPALTPLYPNRHMVLETSKENFSTRIIDMIAPVGFGQRGLIVAPPKAGKTTLLKEVAGSITFNYPDVDLIVLLVDERPEEVTDIERSVKGDVVSSTFDEVPENHVKVSELVLERAMRLVEQKHDVVILMDSITRLARAYNLVIPPSGRTLSGGIDPAALHKPKKFFGAARNIEEGGSLTILATALIDTGSRMDDVIYEEFKGTGNMELHLDRRLAERRIFPAIDIRRSSTRKEELIVDREHLDNLWTMRKTMDESPEFVENFYKRIKSTKNNQEFFDLFEKEKNGLAHSQN; from the coding sequence ATGGCAATTACACTGGCAGAATTGGAAAATATGAAACTTAAAGAATTATATCAGCAGGCTAAACTGCACAAAGTTTCCTATTACAGCAAGCTTACAAAAAGGGAACTGATTTTTTCGATCCTGAAAAAAGAAGCGGAAAGTGACGGTCTGTCGTTAATGGAAGGTGTGCTGGATATCATCCCGACGGAAGGATTCGGCTTTTTAAGGCCAATCAATTATTCGCCAAGCTCGGAAGATATCTACATCTCCGCCTCGCAGATTCGCAGGTTTGACCTGCGTAACGGTGATAAAGTGACCGGAAAAGTACGGCCGCCGAAGGAAAACGAACGTTATTTCGGACTGCTTCGTGTGGAAGCGGTCAACGGAGAAAATCCGGATATGGCCAGGGAACGTGTTCACTTTCCGGCTCTGACCCCGCTCTATCCCAACCGTCATATGGTTCTTGAAACCTCAAAAGAAAATTTTTCCACACGGATTATTGATATGATCGCTCCGGTCGGTTTTGGCCAGCGCGGGCTGATCGTCGCCCCGCCGAAAGCCGGGAAAACGACCCTGCTGAAAGAAGTTGCGGGCAGTATCACCTTTAATTATCCGGACGTCGACCTGATTGTCCTGCTCGTTGATGAACGTCCTGAAGAAGTCACGGACATTGAACGTTCGGTAAAAGGCGACGTCGTCAGCTCAACTTTTGATGAAGTACCGGAGAACCATGTCAAAGTTTCGGAACTTGTTCTCGAACGTGCGATGCGCCTCGTCGAACAGAAACATGATGTCGTTATTCTGATGGACAGCATCACCCGGCTCGCCCGGGCCTATAACCTCGTGATTCCGCCCAGCGGCCGGACGCTCTCCGGCGGTATTGATCCTGCCGCCCTTCACAAACCGAAGAAATTCTTCGGGGCTGCGCGCAATATCGAAGAAGGCGGCAGCCTGACCATTCTTGCCACCGCGCTGATTGATACCGGTTCACGGATGGACGACGTGATCTATGAAGAATTCAAGGGTACAGGTAACATGGAACTGCATCTTGACCGCCGTCTTGCTGAACGGCGGATCTTCCCGGCCATTGACATTCGCCGCTCCAGCACGCGTAAAGAGGAACTGATTGTCGACCGGGAGCATCTGGATAATCTGTGGACTATGCGCAAGACGATGGATGAATCCCCTGAATTCGTTGAGAACTTCTACAAACGAATCAAATCAACCAAAAATAATCAGGAATTTTTCGATCTGTTTGAAAAAGAGAAAAACGGACTCGCACACTCACAAAACTGA
- a CDS encoding thymidine kinase: MAQLFFKYGAMNSGKSIEIIKVAHNYEEQGKSVLLFTSGLDDREEVGSISSRIGFKRPAIPVFQETDIYRIVADYQPRPHCVLVDEAQFLTKAHVLQLARIVDDCHIPVMGFGLKNDFRNELFEGSKYLLIYADKIEEMKTICWFCERKATMNLRIDKDGKPIYEGEQIQIGGNESYYPVCRHCYAHPPI, encoded by the coding sequence ATGGCACAGCTCTTTTTTAAATATGGTGCGATGAACAGTGGAAAATCAATAGAGATTATTAAAGTAGCTCATAATTATGAGGAGCAGGGGAAGTCGGTCCTGCTGTTTACCTCAGGTCTGGATGACAGGGAGGAGGTAGGATCGATCTCCAGCCGGATCGGGTTTAAACGCCCGGCTATTCCTGTTTTTCAAGAAACAGATATTTACCGTATCGTAGCCGATTATCAGCCGCGGCCGCACTGCGTCCTTGTCGATGAAGCGCAATTTCTGACCAAAGCGCACGTCCTTCAGCTTGCCCGGATTGTCGATGATTGCCACATTCCGGTCATGGGTTTCGGGCTGAAAAATGATTTTCGCAATGAACTGTTCGAAGGCAGTAAATATCTCCTGATCTATGCCGACAAGATAGAGGAAATGAAGACGATCTGCTGGTTCTGTGAACGGAAGGCGACGATGAATCTGCGGATTGACAAAGACGGCAAGCCCATTTACGAAGGAGAACAGATCCAGATCGGCGGTAACGAAAGCTACTATCCGGTTTGCCGTCACTGCTACGCTCATCCGCCGATCTGA
- the spoIIR gene encoding stage II sporulation protein R, whose translation MKRSLALIFLFTIILTGVLFFTQSHSSRADDQGPIPKDAIRLRILANSDSPADQVVKRQVRDAVNRDISGWVQNLESPEQAEKIIHAHLPELRQTVMRTLRRVHADPTFTIKLGQADFPTKMYGEYVYPAGEYKALVITLGDGKGANWWCVLFPPLCFLDFSNSEAVPAQASSAMPETQAAEPEREKSEKKIEVRSFAGDLFNKIRQLFD comes from the coding sequence ATGAAAAGATCACTGGCACTTATTTTTCTATTCACTATTATTCTCACAGGCGTCCTGTTTTTTACTCAGAGCCATTCGTCCAGGGCGGATGATCAGGGCCCGATTCCGAAAGACGCAATCCGGCTGCGCATCCTGGCAAACAGCGATTCGCCGGCCGATCAGGTGGTCAAGCGTCAGGTACGCGATGCGGTCAACCGCGATATCAGCGGATGGGTGCAGAATCTGGAATCCCCGGAACAGGCCGAGAAAATCATCCACGCGCATCTGCCTGAACTGCGACAGACCGTCATGCGTACACTGCGCAGGGTTCATGCCGACCCCACCTTTACGATCAAACTCGGTCAGGCGGATTTTCCAACTAAAATGTACGGGGAGTACGTATATCCTGCCGGTGAATATAAGGCCCTTGTCATTACCCTCGGCGATGGAAAGGGGGCAAACTGGTGGTGTGTGCTCTTCCCGCCGCTCTGTTTCCTCGACTTTTCAAACAGTGAGGCCGTCCCTGCACAGGCAAGTTCGGCAATGCCGGAGACACAAGCTGCGGAACCTGAACGGGAAAAATCAGAAAAAAAGATTGAAGTTCGGTCTTTCGCCGGCGATCTTTTCAACAAAATACGACAACTGTTTGACTGA
- a CDS encoding TIGR01440 family protein: MENYSQQLIDEVGRALNDLAAAMPFDERHLLVLGCSTSEVRGNRIGTSGSPEIAAAIYQAIKTCHDRTGVHFAFQCCEHLNRALVLDREVAEQRHFDPVTVRPIPHAGGSMAAYAWEHLSHPVVVEFIRADGGLDIGDTLIGMHLKHVAVPVRSQVRQIGEAHLVMARTRPKLIGGERAVYPEKETSGRTCL, translated from the coding sequence ATGGAAAATTACAGTCAGCAGCTCATAGATGAAGTTGGCCGCGCGCTGAACGATCTGGCCGCGGCTATGCCTTTTGATGAACGCCATTTACTGGTTCTTGGCTGCAGTACAAGTGAAGTACGCGGCAACCGAATCGGCACATCCGGTTCGCCGGAGATCGCTGCCGCCATATATCAGGCAATAAAAACCTGCCACGACCGGACAGGTGTACATTTTGCCTTTCAGTGCTGCGAGCATCTGAACCGGGCCCTTGTGCTGGACCGGGAAGTCGCCGAACAACGGCATTTCGATCCTGTTACCGTCCGCCCGATTCCACACGCCGGAGGCTCGATGGCCGCCTATGCCTGGGAACATCTTTCCCATCCGGTCGTTGTGGAATTTATCCGTGCCGATGGCGGACTGGATATCGGTGACACGCTGATCGGCATGCATCTGAAACACGTAGCCGTACCGGTCAGAAGTCAGGTCAGGCAGATCGGCGAGGCCCATCTTGTCATGGCCCGCACCCGCCCGAAGCTGATCGGCGGCGAACGTGCGGTCTATCCGGAAAAAGAAACCTCGGGCCGCACCTGTTTATAA
- a CDS encoding UDP-N-acetylglucosamine 1-carboxyvinyltransferase, producing MDKLLIEGGHQLTGTVQISGAKNSAVALIPATILANSPVTIDQLPDISDVRTLCRLLREIGGKISFQNHTLTVDPRDMVDMPLPNGAVKKLRASYYLMGAMLGRFHKAVIGLPGGCNLGPRPIDQHIKGFEALGAKVTNERGAIYLRAERLHGARIYLDVVSVGATINIMLAAVCAEGKTIIENVAKEPEIIDVATLLTSMGAKIKGAGTDVIRIEGVRELHGCRHMIIPDRIEAGTFMIIGAAVGRELLIDNVIPQHVESLTAKLREMGADVQTGEDQMLVSKSKGPLKAVDVKTLVYPGFPTDLQQPITSLLTQAEGTSIITDTIYGARFKHIDELRRMGADVKLEGRSAILTGITSLQGAKVRATDLRAGASLIVAGLMADGITEISGVEHVDRGYDHIMEKLSSIGAHVWREHADESEIRENIREQE from the coding sequence ATGGACAAATTACTTATTGAAGGCGGTCACCAGCTTACCGGGACCGTTCAGATAAGCGGTGCCAAAAACAGTGCGGTTGCACTGATTCCCGCCACCATTCTAGCCAATTCTCCGGTCACCATTGATCAGCTTCCGGATATATCAGATGTCCGTACGCTCTGCAGACTGCTTCGCGAAATTGGTGGGAAGATCTCTTTTCAGAATCATACGCTGACTGTCGATCCGCGTGACATGGTCGATATGCCTCTGCCCAACGGAGCCGTGAAAAAACTGCGCGCCTCCTACTATCTGATGGGAGCGATGCTTGGACGGTTCCACAAAGCAGTGATCGGATTGCCGGGCGGATGTAACCTTGGTCCGCGTCCGATCGACCAGCACATCAAGGGCTTTGAAGCGCTCGGCGCGAAAGTGACCAATGAGCGCGGGGCCATCTATCTCCGGGCGGAACGACTGCACGGTGCCCGGATCTACCTGGACGTCGTCAGTGTCGGTGCGACAATCAATATCATGCTTGCCGCTGTCTGCGCTGAAGGCAAAACGATTATCGAAAACGTGGCCAAGGAGCCTGAAATTATTGATGTAGCGACCCTTCTGACAAGTATGGGAGCGAAAATTAAGGGTGCCGGTACCGATGTCATACGTATAGAAGGCGTGCGTGAACTTCACGGATGCCGCCATATGATTATTCCCGACCGCATTGAAGCGGGCACCTTCATGATCATCGGTGCGGCAGTCGGTCGTGAACTGCTGATTGATAACGTCATCCCTCAGCATGTCGAATCTCTCACGGCGAAGCTCCGTGAAATGGGTGCGGACGTGCAGACCGGTGAGGACCAGATGCTCGTATCGAAAAGCAAGGGACCGCTCAAGGCGGTGGATGTCAAAACGCTGGTTTATCCCGGATTCCCGACGGACCTGCAGCAGCCGATTACCTCTCTCCTGACCCAGGCAGAGGGAACAAGCATCATTACCGATACGATTTACGGCGCCCGATTTAAACATATCGATGAACTGCGCCGGATGGGGGCGGATGTCAAACTTGAAGGGCGTTCAGCGATCCTCACCGGTATCACGAGCCTTCAGGGTGCGAAAGTCAGAGCCACTGATCTGCGTGCCGGCGCGTCGTTAATTGTTGCCGGTCTGATGGCAGACGGCATAACAGAAATCAGCGGTGTGGAGCATGTTGACCGCGGATACGATCATATTATGGAAAAACTGAGCAGCATTGGCGCACACGTCTGGCGTGAGCATGCCGATGAATCTGAAATACGCGAGAACATCAGAGAGCAGGAGTAA
- a CDS encoding AtpZ/AtpI family protein, which yields MKGDKKDNPLYMAAVVSAMGFEIFAFIIIGALGGNYLDHRFGTSRLWLPILAVAGFFFGLLSCFYTLKSFMKK from the coding sequence ATGAAGGGCGATAAGAAGGATAATCCACTTTATATGGCCGCCGTCGTCAGTGCCATGGGATTTGAAATTTTCGCCTTTATCATTATCGGCGCGCTGGGCGGAAATTATTTGGACCACCGCTTCGGTACATCCCGGCTGTGGCTGCCCATTCTTGCGGTTGCCGGATTCTTCTTCGGATTGCTCAGCTGTTTTTATACGCTGAAATCTTTTATGAAAAAATGA
- a CDS encoding manganese efflux pump MntP family protein, whose amino-acid sequence MVEQLIGQGFAILMMALALGMDAFSVCMGMGMTDSRIRNVAKTGLWIGLFHMLMPLSGMILGHLLSDQFGEIAAIAGGILLLLIGAQMIFTVLSRKKSGRELDITSDTGMLLFSMSVSIDSFSVGLSMGLFGARGVAAILLFGVVSMIMAWTGFYLGRRTKNYFGRFGEMIGGLILLFFGLKLIFHLHL is encoded by the coding sequence ATGGTCGAACAGCTGATTGGGCAGGGATTTGCCATTCTTATGATGGCACTGGCACTGGGTATGGACGCTTTTTCCGTATGTATGGGGATGGGAATGACGGACTCACGCATACGGAATGTAGCAAAAACCGGCTTGTGGATCGGGCTTTTTCACATGCTGATGCCCCTGTCAGGTATGATACTCGGACATCTGCTCTCTGATCAATTTGGCGAGATTGCCGCCATCGCCGGGGGCATTCTGCTTCTTCTGATCGGTGCCCAGATGATTTTTACCGTACTCAGCCGGAAAAAGAGTGGCAGGGAACTGGATATCACATCGGATACGGGCATGCTGCTCTTTTCCATGAGCGTCAGTATCGACAGTTTCTCCGTCGGTCTGAGCATGGGCCTGTTCGGCGCGCGCGGGGTGGCGGCTATTCTTCTTTTCGGTGTGGTCAGTATGATCATGGCCTGGACGGGCTTTTATTTAGGGAGGCGTACAAAAAATTATTTTGGCCGGTTTGGCGAAATGATTGGCGGGCTGATTCTGCTCTTTTTCGGGTTGAAACTGATCTTCCATCTTCATCTGTAA
- a CDS encoding zinc ribbon domain-containing protein, producing MKCPNCGRENDDDSKFCTHCGTPLQAAQQTAATGHSASSNRAATGDQINAAASKGKKIAKSYWGFLIRTLKHPVNASYEETSRLYGYISMVLYSFFFSLGIVLLTRNAASSTLGYFGSSDVPLPNMTGMFFKLLFTAGFFIFVTALVVFAIVHLIFKTNTPFHTFVSQFMGQATLSVFVMALFFLLELVHINNFLSFVLLYAGIFLLFIPETSIAFTCKSNDRFDRIYTYLITLILTGIAQTIYLVIVGMSMIQSIVEELERFNPMGF from the coding sequence ATGAAATGTCCGAATTGTGGACGGGAAAATGATGACGACAGTAAATTCTGCACACACTGCGGGACGCCGCTGCAGGCAGCACAGCAGACAGCCGCGACGGGTCACAGCGCGAGCAGCAATCGGGCAGCAACCGGAGATCAGATTAACGCTGCCGCCAGCAAGGGGAAAAAAATCGCGAAAAGTTACTGGGGATTCCTGATCCGGACTCTGAAACATCCGGTTAACGCATCCTACGAAGAGACCAGTCGCTTATACGGCTATATCAGCATGGTGCTTTACTCTTTCTTCTTTTCGCTCGGTATTGTCCTCCTGACACGGAACGCAGCTTCAAGCACTCTGGGTTATTTTGGCTCTTCTGATGTTCCGCTGCCTAATATGACAGGGATGTTTTTTAAACTGCTTTTCACGGCAGGATTCTTTATTTTCGTTACAGCGCTGGTTGTCTTTGCCATTGTCCATCTGATTTTTAAAACGAACACGCCGTTTCACACCTTCGTCAGTCAGTTTATGGGGCAGGCAACACTCAGTGTCTTTGTCATGGCTCTGTTTTTCCTGCTGGAACTGGTACATATCAATAATTTCTTATCATTCGTGCTGCTCTATGCCGGGATCTTCCTGCTGTTCATACCGGAAACCTCTATAGCCTTTACCTGTAAATCGAATGACCGGTTCGACCGGATTTATACGTATCTGATCACCCTTATCCTGACCGGTATTGCGCAGACGATCTATCTTGTTATTGTCGGCATGTCGATGATACAGTCCATTGTTGAGGAACTGGAGCGTTTCAATCCCATGGGATTCTGA
- the glyA gene encoding serine hydroxymethyltransferase, with protein sequence MTSMKQQDPEVFKAIEQELGRQRRKIELIASENFVSEAVLEAAGSVLTNKYAEGYPGHRYYGGCEYVDIVENLARDRALKLFGAEHVNVQPHSGAQANMAVYDTILEPGDTVLGMRLSHGGHLTHGSKVNFSGQLYHFVDYGVRRDTQRIDYDEVRSQALKYRPKLIVAGASAYPRIIDFKKFREIADEIGAYLMVDMAHIAGLVATGLHPSPIPYCDFVTTTTHKTLRGPRGGMIFCKKKFAKKLDKAIFPGIQGGPLMHIIAAKAVAFGEDLQPAFKTYSAQIVANAKAFAAALQENGLNLVSGGTDNHLVLVDVRNLGITGKKAEAVLDSIGITTNKNTIPFDPEKPFVTSGIRMGTPAVTTRGFKEEDMKEVASIIAAALKHPDDEAVLKEAAGRAAALTEKHPLYAQGAGVFA encoded by the coding sequence ATGACAAGCATGAAACAGCAGGATCCGGAAGTTTTCAAGGCAATCGAGCAGGAACTGGGCAGGCAGAGAAGGAAGATTGAATTGATTGCCTCAGAAAATTTTGTCAGTGAAGCCGTACTCGAAGCAGCAGGCTCGGTTCTGACCAATAAATATGCAGAAGGTTATCCCGGACATCGCTATTACGGTGGCTGTGAATACGTCGATATTGTAGAAAACCTGGCAAGAGACAGAGCACTGAAGCTGTTTGGTGCAGAACACGTTAACGTCCAGCCCCATTCAGGTGCTCAGGCGAATATGGCGGTTTATGACACGATTCTGGAACCGGGCGACACCGTGCTTGGCATGCGCCTTTCACATGGCGGGCACCTGACTCATGGCAGTAAAGTCAATTTCAGCGGTCAGCTCTATCATTTTGTTGATTACGGAGTAAGAAGGGACACGCAGCGCATTGATTATGACGAAGTGCGCAGCCAGGCCCTGAAATACAGGCCAAAACTGATCGTTGCCGGTGCCAGCGCTTACCCGCGTATTATCGACTTTAAGAAATTTCGCGAAATTGCCGACGAAATCGGTGCTTATCTGATGGTCGACATGGCACACATCGCCGGACTTGTTGCGACCGGTCTGCATCCGAGCCCGATCCCGTATTGCGATTTTGTCACCACCACGACGCATAAAACCCTGCGCGGGCCACGCGGCGGAATGATCTTCTGCAAGAAAAAATTTGCGAAAAAGCTGGACAAGGCGATCTTCCCGGGCATCCAGGGCGGACCGTTGATGCACATTATTGCAGCGAAAGCTGTGGCATTCGGTGAAGATCTGCAGCCGGCATTCAAAACGTATTCGGCACAGATCGTTGCCAACGCCAAAGCGTTTGCGGCAGCTCTCCAGGAAAATGGTCTGAATCTTGTATCAGGTGGAACGGATAATCATCTCGTCCTCGTGGATGTCCGCAATCTGGGTATTACCGGGAAAAAAGCAGAAGCCGTGCTGGACAGCATCGGCATTACAACGAATAAAAATACCATTCCATTCGATCCGGAAAAACCGTTTGTCACCAGTGGCATCCGTATGGGGACACCGGCTGTGACGACACGTGGATTCAAAGAAGAGGATATGAAAGAAGTGGCCTCCATTATTGCAGCGGCTCTGAAACACCCGGATGATGAGGCGGTATTGAAAGAGGCGGCCGGCCGTGCAGCTGCACTGACTGAGAAACACCCGCTCTATGCGCAGGGTGCCGGTGTTTTTGCCTGA
- a CDS encoding type B 50S ribosomal protein L31 yields MKPGIHPDYHKVVFMDSSTGFKFLSGSTKTSNQTVKWEDGNEYPLITVEVSSDSHPFYTGRQKFADKGGRVDRFKRKYNIK; encoded by the coding sequence TTGAAACCAGGTATCCATCCCGACTATCATAAGGTTGTATTTATGGATTCAAGTACCGGTTTTAAGTTTTTGAGCGGATCAACCAAAACATCCAATCAGACAGTTAAATGGGAAGACGGTAACGAATACCCGCTAATCACTGTCGAAGTAAGTTCCGACTCACATCCATTCTACACAGGCCGCCAGAAATTCGCAGACAAAGGCGGACGTGTCGATCGGTTTAAACGGAAATACAATATCAAATAA
- the prmC gene encoding peptide chain release factor N(5)-glutamine methyltransferase, producing the protein MTLRRYEALKWASAFLKENHRDENIGEILLCSRLHLSRTDLFVNNRDLLTRQDEAWFRERVAEHVKTGAPVQYMLGHAPFYGRMFKVTPAVLIPRQETEELVYRIGKWAGRFFPDKKLEVCDIGTGSGAIAITLALEHPDWHVTATDISCEALAVAGENARHLGAKVDFRPGDLTVPLAGLHYDILVSNPPYISRTGMEQLDDTVKDFEPHLALFGGGDGLDCYRQILRGVTAFSTGPLFLLGFEIGAEQGQAISGLIRSTFPNRIEALAVEKDIAGLDRNVLAVLRKK; encoded by the coding sequence ATGACACTCAGGAGATATGAAGCGCTCAAATGGGCATCTGCTTTTTTAAAAGAAAATCATCGAGATGAAAATATTGGTGAAATTCTGCTCTGCTCCCGGCTGCACCTGTCGCGAACCGACCTGTTCGTCAATAACCGTGACCTGCTCACCCGGCAGGATGAGGCATGGTTTCGGGAACGCGTTGCGGAACATGTGAAAACCGGCGCACCTGTCCAGTATATGCTCGGACATGCGCCCTTTTACGGGCGCATGTTTAAAGTCACGCCTGCCGTACTGATCCCGCGTCAGGAAACAGAAGAATTGGTCTATCGCATCGGAAAATGGGCCGGGCGTTTTTTCCCAGATAAAAAACTTGAGGTCTGCGATATCGGTACCGGAAGCGGGGCGATTGCTATTACGCTCGCCCTGGAACATCCGGACTGGCACGTCACGGCAACGGATATCTCCTGCGAGGCACTGGCTGTTGCCGGAGAAAATGCGCGCCACCTGGGTGCAAAAGTTGACTTTCGCCCGGGGGACCTGACCGTGCCGCTCGCCGGCCTGCACTATGATATTCTCGTGTCAAATCCGCCCTATATCTCCCGCACCGGGATGGAGCAGCTGGACGATACGGTTAAAGATTTCGAGCCGCATCTGGCTCTTTTCGGCGGGGGAGACGGGCTGGACTGTTACCGGCAGATCCTCCGGGGAGTAACTGCTTTTTCCACCGGTCCGCTTTTCCTCCTTGGCTTTGAAATCGGTGCGGAACAGGGGCAGGCCATCTCCGGGCTGATCCGGAGCACTTTTCCTAATCGGATCGAAGCGCTGGCAGTCGAAAAGGATATTGCGGGACTGGACCGTAATGTCCTGGCTGTCCTTCGAAAAAAATAA